AGGTTTGTTTTCGCATGTGGGTTGCTCTCCATGCTTTTTCTTACTCCCCTTCTTCCTTCGGCTTTCCGACGATCTTATCCACCTGCGCCATCACGTCCTCGGTCAATTTCGGCAGGACTTCGAGCGCTTTCATGTTCTCGCTCACCTGCTCGGGACGGCTCGCGCCCGTGATGACCGTGCTGACGTTGGGATTCTTCGCGCACCAGGCGATGGCGAACTGCGCCAGCGTGCAGTCCAACTCTTTGGCGATCTTTGCCAGTTTCTTTACTTTAGCGAGGTTTTCCGGGTCGGTCAGTTTGTCCTTGAGCCAGCCATAGCCTTTCAACGCGCCGCGGCTGTCGGCGGGGATGCCGTTCTGGTATTTGCCCGTCAACAGTCCCGAAGCCAGCGGACTCCAGGTCGTCGTCCCGAGGCCGATGTCTTCGTAGAGACGCGCGTATTCTTTTTCCACGCGCTCGCGGTGGAAGAGATTGTATTCGGGCTGTTCCATGGTCGGCCTGTGCCAGCCGTATTTGTCGCAGACGTCCCACGCGGCGCGGATCTCGTCCGCGCTCCACTCGGAGACGCCCCAGTACATGGCGCGTCCCGACGCGACGATATCCTGCATCGCCCGCGCCGTCTCTTCGACGGGGGTGTTTTTGTCGGGGCGGTGACAAAAGACGAGGTCCACGTAGTCCAGCCCAAGTCGGCGGAGGGAACCGTCAATCGCCTCGAGCAGGCGTTTGCGGTTCAGCGTGTTCCGTTCGTTGGGGCCGTCGTGCAGTCCCCAGAAAAATTTCGTCGAGACGAGGTAACTGCCGCGCCGCCAGCCGAGTCTTTTCAGCGCCGCGCCCATCACTTCCTCGGACTTCCCGCCCGCGTAAACTTCCGCGTTGTCGAAGAAGTTGACGCCCGCCTCGTACGCGATCCGCATCATCTCCGCCGCAGAATCGATCTGCACCTGGTTGTGAAACGTGACCCACGACCCGAAAGACAGCGCGCTGACTTTAATGCCAGCCCTTCCCAAACGGCGATATTCCATTTTCATCTTCGATTCCTTTGTGAACCTGATTTTTTACGATTATACCCGACGGGTCGCTTTGATTTCATTGCGGAAAGTCGGGCGGGACGCGTCAATCCCGCCGTCCCGTTGAATCTCGCGGGGGATTCTACGGCGCTTTCCGTGACCGCGCCATGTCGAAACCGGAAAGGGTTATCGGGTAAAATCAAGGCGAGGAAATGCGCCATGCAAAAATTTGTCGGTTATCGCTGTTCATTGTGTGGACAAGAATACCTGCCCGGCCAGGTGACTTACGCCTGCCCGAGGGACGGGGGCAACCTGAACGTGGAACTGGACTACAAAGCCATCCAGAAAAAATACCAGCCCGAAGACGTGACCAGCCGCGAAGACTTCTCCCTGTGGCGCTACGAGCCGCTCCTGCCGGTCGGCGCGCCGAAAGGCGACGCGACCCCGCTTCACCTCGCGGGCTGGACTCCCGTGTTCAAACTGCCCGTCCTTGCCGAAGAATTGGGACTGAAACATCTCTGGCTCAAAGACGAGTCCCGCAATCCCTCCGCCTCGTTCAAGGACCGCGCCTCCGCCATCGTAGTGGCGCGGGCGCGCGAGATCGAAGCCGAAGTGATCGTGACCGCCTCCACCGGCAACGCGGGCGCGGCGCTCGCCTGCATGTCCGCCGCGGTCGGACAGAAAGCCGTCATCCTCGCGCCCAAATCCGCGCCGCCCGCGAAGGTGGCGCAGCTGCTCGTCTTCGGGGCGAAAGTGATTCTCGTGGACGGTTCCTACGACGACGCCTTCGACCTCGCCGTCAAAGCCGCGAACGAGTTCGGCTGGTACTGTCGGAACACGGGCTACAATCCGTTTACCGCAGAGGGGAAGAAGACCGCCGCCTTCGAAATCTGGGAGTGGTGGCTGGAGGCGCATCGCGACTGGCACAAGAAGGACCATCCGCTCGACAACCATTCGCCGCTGACCATCTTCGTATCCGTGGGCGACGGGAACATCATCTCCGGCATCCACAAGGGCTTCAAAGACCTGCACAAACTCGGCTGGATTCCCAACCTGCCGCGCATCGTCGGCGTGCAGGCGGAAGGCTCCGCCGCCATCGCCAACGCCTTCCGCGATGGGACGGAGACCATCGTCCCCGTCTCCGCTTCGACCATCGCCGACAGCATCTCGGTGGACCTGCCGCGGGACGGCGTGCGCGCCGTCCGCGCGGCGCGCGAGACGGGCGGCGCGTACGTCGTCGTCTCGGACGAGGAGATCGTCCGCGCCATCGCGAAACTCGGACGGGTGGGCGTCTTTGCCGAACCGGCCGGGGCGGCGGCCTACGCCGGGGTGGAGCGCGCGGCCGCGTCGGGTCTGACGCGCAGCGACGATCCCGTGCTGGTCCTGAACACCGGCAGCGGCCTCAAAGACGTCCGCGCCGCCATGCGCGCCGTCGCCGAGGCCCCCGTCATCGCGCCCACGCTGGAGGCGTTGAGGCAGATCGCATGAAAAACCGCTGGCCTCCCGCGACGCGCTACTTTGTGACCGCGCTGATCCTGATCGTCCTCGTCTTTGTCGGGTGGCAGGCGCGCGAACTCTTCAAGCCCCTCATCACGGCGGGACTGATCGCGTACATTCTCTACCCGCTGGTGGAATTGTCCCGCCGCCGTTTCAAGTTAAGTCAGGCCGCGGCCTCGCGCCTCGTCTTTTTCTTCGGCCTGGCGTTGATCGTCGCCCTCCCGGTCTCTCTCCTGCCCATGCTGACCCGCGAAGTGAACGAAGTGATCGGCGACCTCTTCAGGATCATTGACGACGTGGAAGCGCTGCTGGCAAAACCGATCGCGGTCGCCGGTCTGCAATTCCACTTCAACGACTTGATCCCGGCCCTGCGCGATTCGCTTTCGGCGGTGGTCCAGTTCCTGCCGGAGAACGCCTTCAAAGTGATCGAAACCACCTCGCGGGGAATGCTCTGGTCGCTGGTGATCGTGGTCAGCGTCTACTATTTTATGACCGATTGGGACCGCCTGCGCGACTGGCTCATCGGCCTCGCTCCGTCCGATTACCAGCACGACATCTGGCGCCTGTACCGCAAGATCAAAACCGTGTGGATGAATTATCTGCGCGGGCAGTTGACCTTAATGATCATCGTGGCCGTCGTCTTTAGCGTAATTTGGAGCGCCATCGGCCTGCCCGGCGCGCTCCTGCTGGGAATCCTGGCGGGCCTCTTCAGCCTCATTCCCGACGTGGGTCCCTTTGCCGCCACCGCGCTGGCCCTCGCCGTCGCGCTGCTCGAAGGCTCCAACTTTGCGTGGATGCCGCAAAACCACCTCGTCTTTGCGCTGATCGTCGCGGGCCTTTATGTGGTCCTCATCAACGTAAAAAACATCTGGCTGCGCCCGCTCATCTACGGACGCAGCGTCCACATGCACGAGGGCGTCATATTCGTCGCCATCATCGCGGCCGTCATCTTTACGGGGATCATCGGCGCCTTCATCATCGTCCCTGTGCTGGCCTCGCTGGGCGTGATCGGACGGTACCTCCACGCGCGGCTGATGGGATTGCCCGCCTTCGAAGACGAAGAACCCGTCGCCTCTCCCGCCGACCCGCCGCCGGGCGCGGCCTCCCCGGCCGAATCCTCCCCCTCGGCGGACTCCGCCCCGGACGTCCGCGCGGAAACGTTGACCCCATCCGACTGAAACTCAAACCGCCTGGAATGACCATCCCATGAAAATCACCTACTCGATCGTCGCCCCCATCTACAACGAAATCGAAAACCTTCCCGAGCTTCACCGCCGCGTCGCAGAGACGATGGACGCGCTGGGCGAACCCTGGGAACTGCTTCTCGTGGACGACGGCTCCACCGACGGCTCGACCGACAGGATCCGCGCGCTGGCCGCGTCCGACGAACGCGTCCGCCCCGTCATCTTTGCGCGCAACTTCGGCCATCAGGTCGCCATCACCGCCGGCTGGGACTACGCCCGCGGCGAGGCGATCGTCATCATCGACGCCGACTTGCAGGACCCGCCCGAGATCATTCCTGAACTGGCGAAGAAATGGCGCGAGGGCTACGAGGTGGTGTACGCTGTCCGCGCCGAGCGCGAGGGCGAATCCTGGTTTAAGAAGGCCACCGCCGCCATGTTCTATCGTCTCATCCGCTGGATCACCGACGTCAACATCCCGGTCGACACGGGAGATTTTCGCCTGATGGACCGCAAGGTGGTGGACGTGCTCAAGCAGATGAAGGAACGCCACCGCTTCCCGCGCGGGATGTCGGCCTGGGTGGGTTTCAGACAGATCGGCGTGGAATACAAGCGCGCCGCCCGTCTCGCGGGCGTGACGAAATATCCGTTCCGCAAAATGTTGAAACTCGCGCTGAACGCCATCACCAGTTTTTCCTATTTCCCCCTGCAGGTAGCCACGTTCTTTGGATTCATTTCCGCGGGCGTCGCCATTCTCGCGATTCCCGTTGTGGCTATCCTGCGGATGACGGGTTCGCATTTCTTCGAGGGGCAGACCACCACGCTCATTTCGGTCCTCTTTCTTGGCGGGGTGCAATTGATCTCGCTTGGCATCCTGGGGGAATATCTCGGCAGGTTGTACGATGAAGCCAAGAGCAGGCCGCTCTATATCGTCCGCGAAGCGCCGAAAGATCGTTGAATCCAGAATCGTTTTTATTTTGAATGCCCGTTCTCGGGCATTCGTGTCTTAAAGCAGGCGCAAATTGTCGGTTGACGCGCCAACCTTAAAATTTAAGATTGGACTTGCTTTGGACGTTTTCAGCGCATTGGTTCAATGTAATAATTTAAGGTAATTGATAAGTGCAAAAACTTGTCAACGCGGCGAAATATGGAATAATATCGTTAATAAATTTTCTTTGCTGCGAGGCTTCATGCGTGTCTGCGTCTTGTCTGATGAAAACTTTGGGAATTACGACCCTCGGGAACTTCTACAAAATCACGAATGGAAAATGTACAACGTCAAACGCCCCGCGTTCGACTTCATCCGCGATATTGCCCAACGGGAAGAATACGACGTTTATTTAAACCTGTGCGACGGCGCGGCCGACGAGGACCGTCCGGGCATCGACGTGCCGCAGGCGCTCGAAGCGTTGAATCTGCCCTTCACCGGCGCGGACAGCGTTTTCTACGCGCCCACGCGCGAACAGACCCAGGTCGCCGCGCAGCGCAGGGGCATCGGTTTTCCGCGCGGTTTGGAGGCGCGTCAGGGCGAGCCGGTGGAAGAGATGGTCGAGCGCGCCGGCTTGAAATTCCCCCTGATCGTCAAACATTACGAAAGTTATGCCAGCGTGGGCATGACGAAGGAATCGCGCGTCGAGACCATGCAGCAACTGCGGACGCGCTTCGATCTCATGTGCGGGCAATACGGCGGCGCGCGCATTGAGGAATTTGTGGACGGGCGCGAGTTCACCATCCTGATCGCGGACAACCCCGACAACCTGGACGAGCCGTACGTCTACGATCCGCTGGAGATCATCTTTCCCGAGGGCGAGACCTTCAAACACTGGGCCATGAAATTCAATCTCGATGTGGACATGGACCTGTGGTCGGTTGAAGATCCCGCCCTGGCGAAGCGCCTGAAGACGCTGGTGAAGAAGATCTATCTCGCGCTGGGAGGCGTCGGCTACGGCCGCGCGGATATTCGCATGAACGCCGAGGGCGAACTCTTTTTGCTGGAACTCAACCCCAACCCCAGCGTCTTGAACGTCGGCGACGATAAGGCTTCCGCCGATTACATGATGGAAGACGACCCTGGCGGCGTGGAAGGTTTTCTCGACCGCATTTTCCGCTCTGCCATACTGCGCCGCGAAAAGCGGGCGCTTCCGCCGCAACTTTCCCGCCGCCGCAAACTCCAGCCTGTGGAAGTCCGCCGCTAGCGCGGGGCCGGTTCCAACAAAAAAGGGACGTTGGCGAAACGTCCCTTTTTGATTCCCGTCACTTCCTCCTGCGCGGCGCGAGACGGTTCTTGCCGTAACTCTTCGGCGTGGGCGCGGGACGCTCGCGGCGCGAATCCGACCGCGGCGCGCCGCGTCCGCCGCGAGGTCCGGGCGCGGGGCGGGGCGGCGCGGGGACGGCGTAGTCGAATCCCTCCAGCGTCTCGCGCTTGAGCGGCTGTCCCATGATACGCTCCAGTTTGCGGATCAAGTCCTCGTCTTCGCTGGTGACGAAAGTGAAGGCGTCGCCGGTTTTCTGGGCGCGCCCGGTGCGGCCGATGCGGTGGATGTAGGCGTCGGCGGTGTCGGGCATGTCGTAGTTGATGACGTGCGAGATGTTTTCCACGTCGAGGCCGCGCGCCGCGATGTCGGTGGCGACCATGATGTCGTGTATGCCTTCCTTGAAGCCTCGGAGCGCGGCCTGGCGTTGTCCCTGCGTGCGGTCGCTGTGCAGGCTGGTTGCCTTGTAACCTGCCCGCCTGATCTGTTGCTGCAATTTTTCCGCGCGGCGGCGCGTGCGCGTGAAGACCAGCACGGAGTTGGCGTCTATGCGTTTGAGCAGTTCGATCAGCAGCGGGGATTTTAAATGCGGCGGCACGGGATAGAGCGCGTGGCTGACGGTGTACGCGGGGCGGCTGAGGCCCATCGCGATGCGCTGCGGATGTTTGAGCGACTGCGCCGCCAGCTGCTCCACTTCGAGCGGGAAGGTGGCGGAGAAAAGCATCGTCTGGCGCTGCGCCGGCACGGCCGCGATGATGCGCCGGACGTCGGGCAGGAAGCCCATGTCGAACATGCGGTCGCCTTCGTCGAGGACGAGGATTTCGATCCGGTTCATCTTCGCGTGTCCCTGCGCGATCAAGTCGAGCAGGCGGCCCGGACAGGCGACGAGGATCTCCACGCCGTTTCGCAGCGCCTGGATCTGGGGAGCGGCCCCGACTCCGCCGTAGATGGTCGCGCTCCTCAGCCGCGTCCCGGTCGCGAGGACGCGGATCACGTCGTGGATCTGGTCGGCCAGTTCGCGCGTCGGCGTGACGATGAGGGCGCGCGCCGCGTTGCGCGGTCCTTCGAGCAGTTTGTTGAGAATGGGGAGGACGAACGCGGCGGTCTTGCCGGTCCCGGTCTGCGCGGTGCCGATGATGTCGCGTCCGCGCAGGGCGGCCGGGATGGCCGCTTCCTGGATCGGCGTGGCGGTTTCGTAGCCCGCCTTTTTGATCCCGGCCAGCAGGCGGGAATCGAGATTGAATTGCGTGAAGTTCACCTTGTTCCTGTTCTTCAGAAGTCGAGCATTGCCTGCACTTGAGATTTCCCTCAAACGAAAACAGCGGAAGACTGCTGATATGACGACGGTAATTGTGACGGGATTATACCGCAACCGCCCGATGCGCGCACCCATCCCAGATCTCCTGCGGGAAGACGATGACGTTCGCTCCCGGCAGTCGTTCCATTTCCATGCCCGTGTTCAAGTTGATGCCGACGCGCTGATAGGCCTTGTACGCCAGTTGACTGCAATAGAACGCCTCTTCGGTTTCGGGATTTAGGAAATTGAGGTTGTACGACTTGCCCAGTTGGGACAGGCAATACTGCGCCACGGTCTGCCGCGCGAGACGCTCGTCCTCCTCGGAGAATTCCAACCCGTCGAGGGGATAGGCCGCGCCGTAGAACGTGTCCACCAGCAGGCCGCGTTCGGGCATGACGTGTTCGGGACGCCAGACGCCGTTGTGGACTTCGAACGTCACGACGCCCTTCGCGCCCGATTCGATGCAGCGTCCTTCGGGACCGAGATAGACGGCAATGTGGTCCACGTCGCCGGGGACGAGCCGTCCGATCAGCCGCCAGAATTCGCCGGGCAGGATATCGGGTTTGCCGTTCATCGTGCAGATGATGTCGCCCGTCTGCATGGGGACGCCGTTAATCTCGTAGGTGTGGATCATCTTTGCTCCGCATTGATTATACGGATCGAACCGCGCTTTGTTTCGGCGGACTACTCCGGCTCCATCGAAAAATGGAGCGGATAGCCCTCCAGTCCCGCCGCGAAGTGGGCCTTGTTGATGCGTTTTTTGGCCTCGGCCTTCGGCAGGATCTGCACGACCGACATACCGTGACGGTGCGCGTAGAGCATGATCTCCGCCGCTTCGGGATATCCGAGGAGGAAAACGGAGACGAGGACGCGCGTCACGAAGTCCATCGGCGTCACGTCGTCGTTGTGGACGAGGACGCGGAAGAGGGGCTCGAGTTCGGTTTGCTGGTCGGCGGGGGTTTCGAGGCCGGGAAAAGCCAGGGTGCTCATGGCGGGCAAAACGCTACTGGAGGTTGGTCAGGCGGCGCATCTCGGACGCCGTGAGGATGATATCGGCGGCGCGGAAGTTTTCCTGGATGTGCTTCAGGTTGAACGACATCGGGATGGTCGCGACGCGCGGCTGGGAGACGAGCCACGCCAGCGCGATCTGGTGGATGGACGCCTCGTGTTTGGCGGCGATGTTCGCGAGCGTGCGGTTGGACTGCAACTTCCCCTGGTCGAGGGGCGAATAGGCGACGAGGAAAATATCGTTTTGCTGGCAATACTCCAACATGCCGTTTTTCACGTAGGAGCGGTCCGTGAGACTGTAGGGGACCTGGTTGGCGACGATGGGCGTCTCGGCGAATTTCTGCGCCTGTTTGAGCTGCCGCAGGTTGAAATTGCTCACCCCAAGATGTTTGACGCGGCCGTCGCGTACCAGTTCGTTCAGGGCGCGGAAAGTCGCGTTCATGCTCATGCGGGCGGTCGGCCAGTGGATGAGATAAAGGTCAATGTAGTTCGTGCCGAGGTTGCGGAGGCTGTTTTCGCAGGCCTCGATCAGCGCCTTGTAACTCAGGTTCTTCGGATGGACTTTGGAAGTAAGGATCACTTCCTCGCGGCGGGTGTACGTCTCGCGCAGCGCGCGCCCGATCAACTCCTCCGAGCGGCCCTTGGCGTACGCTTCCGCCGTGTCGAAGTGACGGTAGCCCACCGCCAGCGCGGAGTGGAGCGCGGCCAGCGAACGG
This DNA window, taken from Candidatus Denitrolinea symbiosum, encodes the following:
- a CDS encoding aldo/keto reductase: MLYETVPTLTLPKIGFGTWKIGGENHPRPEWDDRSLAALHSALAVGYRHFDTAEAYAKGRSEELIGRALRETYTRREEVILTSKVHPKNLSYKALIEACENSLRNLGTNYIDLYLIHWPTARMSMNATFRALNELVRDGRVKHLGVSNFNLRQLKQAQKFAETPIVANQVPYSLTDRSYVKNGMLEYCQQNDIFLVAYSPLDQGKLQSNRTLANIAAKHEASIHQIALAWLVSQPRVATIPMSFNLKHIQENFRAADIILTASEMRRLTNLQ
- a CDS encoding RNA helicase, producing the protein MNFTQFNLDSRLLAGIKKAGYETATPIQEAAIPAALRGRDIIGTAQTGTGKTAAFVLPILNKLLEGPRNAARALIVTPTRELADQIHDVIRVLATGTRLRSATIYGGVGAAPQIQALRNGVEILVACPGRLLDLIAQGHAKMNRIEILVLDEGDRMFDMGFLPDVRRIIAAVPAQRQTMLFSATFPLEVEQLAAQSLKHPQRIAMGLSRPAYTVSHALYPVPPHLKSPLLIELLKRIDANSVLVFTRTRRRAEKLQQQIRRAGYKATSLHSDRTQGQRQAALRGFKEGIHDIMVATDIAARGLDVENISHVINYDMPDTADAYIHRIGRTGRAQKTGDAFTFVTSEDEDLIRKLERIMGQPLKRETLEGFDYAVPAPPRPAPGPRGGRGAPRSDSRRERPAPTPKSYGKNRLAPRRRK
- a CDS encoding PurR-regulated permease PerM, whose protein sequence is MKNRWPPATRYFVTALILIVLVFVGWQARELFKPLITAGLIAYILYPLVELSRRRFKLSQAAASRLVFFFGLALIVALPVSLLPMLTREVNEVIGDLFRIIDDVEALLAKPIAVAGLQFHFNDLIPALRDSLSAVVQFLPENAFKVIETTSRGMLWSLVIVVSVYYFMTDWDRLRDWLIGLAPSDYQHDIWRLYRKIKTVWMNYLRGQLTLMIIVAVVFSVIWSAIGLPGALLLGILAGLFSLIPDVGPFAATALALAVALLEGSNFAWMPQNHLVFALIVAGLYVVLINVKNIWLRPLIYGRSVHMHEGVIFVAIIAAVIFTGIIGAFIIVPVLASLGVIGRYLHARLMGLPAFEDEEPVASPADPPPGAASPAESSPSADSAPDVRAETLTPSD
- a CDS encoding glycosyltransferase, with the translated sequence MKITYSIVAPIYNEIENLPELHRRVAETMDALGEPWELLLVDDGSTDGSTDRIRALAASDERVRPVIFARNFGHQVAITAGWDYARGEAIVIIDADLQDPPEIIPELAKKWREGYEVVYAVRAEREGESWFKKATAAMFYRLIRWITDVNIPVDTGDFRLMDRKVVDVLKQMKERHRFPRGMSAWVGFRQIGVEYKRAARLAGVTKYPFRKMLKLALNAITSFSYFPLQVATFFGFISAGVAILAIPVVAILRMTGSHFFEGQTTTLISVLFLGGVQLISLGILGEYLGRLYDEAKSRPLYIVREAPKDR
- a CDS encoding threonine synthase, which gives rise to MQKFVGYRCSLCGQEYLPGQVTYACPRDGGNLNVELDYKAIQKKYQPEDVTSREDFSLWRYEPLLPVGAPKGDATPLHLAGWTPVFKLPVLAEELGLKHLWLKDESRNPSASFKDRASAIVVARAREIEAEVIVTASTGNAGAALACMSAAVGQKAVILAPKSAPPAKVAQLLVFGAKVILVDGSYDDAFDLAVKAANEFGWYCRNTGYNPFTAEGKKTAAFEIWEWWLEAHRDWHKKDHPLDNHSPLTIFVSVGDGNIISGIHKGFKDLHKLGWIPNLPRIVGVQAEGSAAIANAFRDGTETIVPVSASTIADSISVDLPRDGVRAVRAARETGGAYVVVSDEEIVRAIAKLGRVGVFAEPAGAAAYAGVERAAASGLTRSDDPVLVLNTGSGLKDVRAAMRAVAEAPVIAPTLEALRQIA
- a CDS encoding aldo/keto reductase produces the protein MKMEYRRLGRAGIKVSALSFGSWVTFHNQVQIDSAAEMMRIAYEAGVNFFDNAEVYAGGKSEEVMGAALKRLGWRRGSYLVSTKFFWGLHDGPNERNTLNRKRLLEAIDGSLRRLGLDYVDLVFCHRPDKNTPVEETARAMQDIVASGRAMYWGVSEWSADEIRAAWDVCDKYGWHRPTMEQPEYNLFHRERVEKEYARLYEDIGLGTTTWSPLASGLLTGKYQNGIPADSRGALKGYGWLKDKLTDPENLAKVKKLAKIAKELDCTLAQFAIAWCAKNPNVSTVITGASRPEQVSENMKALEVLPKLTEDVMAQVDKIVGKPKEEGE
- a CDS encoding ATP-dependent Clp protease adapter protein ClpS; this translates as MSTLAFPGLETPADQQTELEPLFRVLVHNDDVTPMDFVTRVLVSVFLLGYPEAAEIMLYAHRHGMSVVQILPKAEAKKRINKAHFAAGLEGYPLHFSMEPE